TGTGAAATAGTTTCTTATTGACCCTGAGATATTTGAACCCCGCCTGAAGATTTTTTAACTTACAAAAGATCAAATATATACATGTTGCTTTTGAAAATTaaggtgaaaagaaaaaaaaacatcggtaTTAGGCTTAAAAGATAAATTTCTATTATTATGTGACCCGACCTGATTCTGACAGAAAATTTAAATGTCAAGTTAAGCGACATTCAACTATCATATAATTTACATCATTGATAAAAAAATCATAGGTCTGCCAATGATCCTCTTTCTTTTCTTGCAAGGATGTCCGGTGTGTTAAACCTTGAAAACGGTATCTTTTGTTGTTCTTAATAAAACACCAAACAAATTACAAGAGCGCCAAAAGATCATAAAGGCTAAAGAATAAGATCACAAGATGAATTATAAGATCTCAAATATGAAACTTTTCACCGAGATAACATCGTAGACTAACGTTACGAATCACATAAAAATCTATTTAAAAgaacaggggcggacctagcatGTTACTAGGGGTAGCCCCCGCTACCCCTTGacgctccggcggtagtgtaagTTTGGAAAAATTCGATTTTTTTCAATTCCGTTAACCCTTTTTATATGAAACGTTGCCCCTATAAATATTATCTAGATCCGTCACTGTAGAAGAATATACAATTGTCGGTCGCTAATCACTCAATAATGACAAACCTACAATATTTTGATTTACagctttttttattatttgaaacATGTTATTTATATTTATAGGAAACTAACAACTTTTTtacgttaattttttttttctaaagaaGGATAGCTTTGCAGGAAACAATCATCACTAGTTTGTTAGTAAGAGCATCCACATCGCAAGGTTTGGAATTGAGGGTTTTGATTCCGGATGAAGCAAAAGCGGACTTGGTGCGATGAAGGGTGATGATGGGGCACTGGGGCTGTCCGGTTGATATGGTGTCCTGTGATATtcgaaaaataaaaataaaaagtctttgtttattttatgtttaataaattatattatgaatatgaataaaaaaaaaaaagagaatgcATGCATGTGCATGCTTTAGTCGTGTATttaaataaaaagaaagaaacaTTTAAATAGAAAAGAAAACAAATATATGATATATGATAATAGTCTATAGATAGAAAAGAAAACAAAtctataatctatatctatatctatataggGAAAAGAttaaatagaaagtttattttgaataGGAAGTGTAGAAAACAATAGGATTAGAACATGtgacaacatttaaaataaagaaaaagcgtattttagtcaattcaaccctttcttcttccttttcaaaacccagtaacttcaaaacccaccattttcaaaacccacaatcttcaaccatttcttcactttctatctaaataatcactacattatagtgcgattttcatcaccaatcaatgattcaaacacccgatcaacgtgttcttcagtttttttgaagaaaacccagtttaatttcataaaaaaatctcgttttttcgggtgatttggagataatcactcgattcgttcgattcgagcgttgataagtgtttcaatcattcaaacttcgtcaattgatgaagaaattactttgatccatgtaagaaattctttaatttcatttttacgatctgagtttttgatttattcattgcgttttacgatcttggcgggggtccgggggcagcgcccctggtagcggggtcccaggggcggcagcccctggcggggtccaagggacagagcccctggctggggttgacaGTTTTTCTGTAAATTGCCTCTGAAAAACTGCATTCGTAGACAGTTTTTTATCTCCTGcttcctggttcagacaattcacataCAAAACTGCATTCGTAGACAGTGTTTCTGGTTCTGTAAACAACAggttctggtcattgcgttttagttaGATTTTGGTTCTGTGAACAAcagtttctggtcattgcgttttagacagTTTCTGGTTATGTGAACAAcagtttctggtcattgcgttttagaaataaaacatttttgaagtattttactcattgcattttaggtaaacacatttttatgtgtattcggttcattgcgttttagagagaacagtttcttttgtgtttttaggccattgcgttttagaaataagacatttttatgtgttttctaggcaatgcgttttagaaataagacatttttaagtgttttttggccattgcgttttagaaataaggcatttttaagtgttttctggccattgcattttagaaataagatatttttaagtgttttgggtgcattgcgttttaggtaaaacacattcagtccattgcgttttagaaagtacactttcttttgtgttcttaggctattgcgttttagaaataagacatttatttgtgttttctggtcattgcgttatagaaataagacatttctttgtgtttttggtgcgttgcgttttagaaaaagtcatctttttaccttttttttcattgcgttttatgcAACTGGGTTTtctccattgcgttttacgcaactgggttttctccattgcgttttacgcaactgggttttctccattgcgttttacgcaactgggttttcaaaaaaaaatttcgaaaatatagcaatagtatactcgttttaaagataaaaaacgctcgtttttttggtgcaatttttataaaaaaaataatgtcgtatgaagaagttattaacgtttaaaaaatgggggggggattggaggagagagaaactattgtgctggattgactagaatgcccctcacaaacccacgcgcctcttttttttttttgcttcaatTAAATTCATTtgatcttagcccttgattaactaaatggatggtcaagatcacttcctagccaaataaacttcctattgtatatCCACCCTAtctatatattataataattaaaattatcTTAGACTATTTGGCAGTTTCTTACACTATTCTTTGTCACGTGTATTCCTCTTAATCCACGCGTTTTGTGTTTAGGCGCTAAAACAAAAGCCTATAAACCCTAATTTAGTTTCATTTTTCCTACGCCATCATCTTCTACCGATTATCTTTTATTCAACCCATCATTGAATTCAATCGATTGTCTCCCTGTCTTCTAAAAATTTTCTTCTTCCATTGAATTGACGGCGAATAGATGAATAATCGCTGGATCATCGGTTATGTCCCACCGCGGTGGTAGTTTTCAGCATCTTCTGGGTCTTGCATTCTGCCTCACCGAAGTCCGCTTATATCTATCAAGAGACCATGTAAGCCTCTTTTTTCTCCACCTGATCTATTTCACCACATTGTAGTCCTAAACATTTATTATACGATTTCTTTTATTTCTCGCATGtgataatatttttgtgacaagtgttgtttgatttatgtgaagtTGTTGCAGAATTTGAAAGTAGTTACGTTAGGATGCAAGAGGTTTAGCTTTCTTTTTTGAACGGCCAGTGAATTCTTCAagtgggctactggcgaaattcaccatatcgagatacactcgcctccgaaccggggaaaaccctcacctagcgCTGAAGGCCGTGAACACTCACCCGAaagcacgacagtgcggtgaggtaaaacctgCTCAGTTCAAGGATgaactagcgatctccacctactcgcctagtctcctaTCATCATCATGTGCtgcagaaaataatggggagggCAGGAATCGAACTTGGGTCCTTTAGAACAGTAACTCTCTCCCATACtactccaccaccacctcattggcAGAGGATTAGCTTAATTGTGAAAGTAAACTGTAAACATATTGTTAGGGTTGTTTTTTTGTTACAATGATCATTATTCATTACATAATATTATAATTACTACATCCTTGATTATATTCCATTGGGTTTTGCATCATTACTTACATGAATGAATTGAATGCAGAGGTtagtgtgtttgattgtgttGAGAAAGATTATATTGTAATCGCCATGAGATGTAAGGATCGGCCTAAGTTAGTTTATATGACCTAATAAAACAATTTATTTAATTaccaacaaaatatatataattatcatCTATAACAGGATTCATACTGTAGAAATTTATGGTATCAAACACACAGAACAAGAACAAAGCAATAGCGACAAAACGGTGACCAAAATCTTATTATTCACCCAAACCAGAAAACACCCCCCAATACCCAATGATCTTACTAAATGTAAGATCTATATGAACAGATGTCCAGATCAACTGATTTAATCAGTTGATCTATATGAATACAAGACAAATAAGAACAATACAGAAAGAAACAACCTGATCTACAAAGCTTGATCTCACAGTTGAGATCTCACCAACAACATCAGCAGATCGGTACAATACAacaacaagaaatacaaagggcGAAATAGATCAGAGCGAATGTGGAAGATGATTGTAGATGAATCTGGAACTATGAGAGAGAAACTctcaatatatataaaaaatatctGAAGTTACATTCTGCACCCTTGAACTATCTTCCAACATACCGAAACATAAGAATAGTTACAACAAGGCCCTTCAAGAACAACAACCTGTCACAACCACTTTATCAATCGGTTAGAAATGTATAACAGAATATTTGAATGAATAAAATGATATAAACTATCATTCTTTTAACATCCCCTCTTCATTCAAATATGAAAACCAATTAACCATCCCTAACTTTTCACAAAACTTCTTATGTTGCTCAACACTTAACCCTTTGGTAAAACCATCTGCTGGTTGACTCTCAGAGTCAACTTTGACAGTTTCAATAACCCCTGAACTTACCTTTTCTCTCAGAAAGTGAAGATCAATCTCAAAGTGTTTAGTTTTTTCATGAAAAACAGGGTTGGCTGCTATAGACATAGCAGCCTTACTATCACAATATAATTTAACTGGCAAACCACAATTAACACCCACTTCCCTCAACTAATTCAGCAACCACATTATCTCACAAGTTGCCGAGCACATAGCTCGATACTCGGCCTCACCTGTAGACCTAGAAACAGTGCtctgtttcttgcttttccaagaaacTAGAGAACTGCCAAGATAGACACAATAACCAGTCACGGACTTTCTAGTAGACAAACATTTTGCCCAGTCCGAGTCCACATAACCAACAAGATCCAGTCTATCACTTCTTTTGAACAACAAACCACAACCAGGACCAGATTTGAGATACCTTAACAATCTTAAGGCAATTTGCAAATGTACATCAGTTGGACTGTGCATAAACTGACTCAGAAACTGCACAGCATAACTGATATCCGGACGAGTCAAGGAGAGATATATTAGTTTTCCTattaatttttgaaaaccagtGACATTTTTCAAAGCACTTTGACTTTTAGACACCTTAGCAGTTACCACATAGCTTTGTTCAATTGGTGTGTTAATAGGTTTGCATGCCAAATAACCAAATTCACTCAAAAGTTCCAAGCAATATTTCCTCTGATTCAAACACACACCAGACTCATTATATAAAACCTCAATGCCTAAGAAATATTTCAGTTTACCTAAATCTTTAATTTGGAAGTTTGAATTCAGAATACCCTTAATTTTACTAACTTCATCAAAACTGTTTCCAGTAACAACAATGTCTCCACATAAACTAAAAGAATAACAAATACTTCTTGTTTAGCCAAAACATACATAGAGTGATCACATTTGCTTTGCACAAATCCATAGTCAACAAGCACACCATTTAGCCTTTCATTCCATTTCCTAGGGGCCTGTTTCAGCCCATACAACGACTTAACTAGTTTACAAACTCTAGTCTCATCAGGAGAATAATAACCCTCAGGCAAACACATATACACATCTTCATTAATAGTGCCATACAAGAAGGCATTATTAATGTCAAGCTGAAACATAGGCCAATCATTTTGAACAGCAAGGGCAATTATACATCTCACAGTAACCATTTTCACTACGGGTGAAAATGTTTCCCCAAAATCCAAGCCTTCCCTTTGATTAAACCCCTTGGCCACAAGTCTAGCTTTGAACCTTTCTATTTCTCCACTAGACTTGTACTTGACCTTATAAACCCATTTACAGCCAATGGGTTTTCTACCAGGGGGTAAATCAACAAGTGTCCAGGTATTATTTCTGAATAAGGCCTCCATTTCCTTATTCATTGCCTCGACCCACCTAGGGTCTTTAGCAGCCTCATTATAACAAGTAGGCTCAAGTGTTTTATTCAACAAACTAACAAAGCTAAAATTTTCTTTAGACAAACAAGCATAATTCACAgttttatctatactatacttAGCAATTCCACTTAACACATAGTCCTCAAACCTTTTTGGAACAACTGAAGTCCTAGTGGACTTTCTAAGACCTAGACCAGCACCCTCAGATAGGTTGGTCTCATCACTTGGTGTTCCACTGTCCTCTGCCTCGCCATAAAACCCAGTTTCACTACTTCCTTCATAACCAGTTGGAACTTGCTGAGGTTGATCAGCAATACTGATTATGGTAGATGTGGAGGGTCCTAATGGCTGCTGATCATCACTGGAACCACCATGAGAGCCATTATTACCCTCTTCATCATCGGGCATTTGTGAAACTTCAGGTGTTTCAGTATCATAGCAATCAAAAAAGGTTATATGATTTAAGTTTTTATCAATAAATTCTGAATTACCAACATGTTTATTCTTGAAAGGGTAAACATCCTCATAAAACTTAACATCTCTAGAAAATAAGACCTTCTTATTATCTAGACTCCACAATTTATACCCCTTCTTAACATTAGAATACCCAATCAATACACACTTATCAGCATGATAAGTAAACTTGTCTAATTCATTTAACACAGTGCTAAAACACAAACACCCGAAGTTTCTAAGATGCGTTAAAGAGGGTTTAAAACCAAAGACTATCTCATACGGACTTTTACCTAACAACACAGAAGAGGGTAACCTGTTAATCAGGTAAACAGCAGTCAGAACACAATCAGACCAAAAACTCAGAGGTAGACCACCCTGAAACATCAAGGCTCTAGCTATATTTAATAGTTGCCTATGCTTACGCTCAACCACACCATTTTGCTGTGGTGTGTAAGCACAAGTTGTTTGATGTAAAACACCTTTCCTTCTTAAAAAACTACTCATTTGATTATTTACAAACTCggttccattatcacttctgaaaATCTTTACTCTTTTTTTAAACTGGGTTAAGAGTAATTCATAAAAATCAGTTATATTTTCAAAGACTTCCATTTTATTTTTCAGTAAATAACACCATACAGTTCGTGAATAATCATCAACCACAGTTAGAAAATATTTAAACCCTTCATTACTAGACACTCTGTATGGACCCCATACATCTAAGTGAACTAAATCACCTATTTCTTTTGTTTTATGATCACTTAAAGGAAATGGAACCCTCACTTGTTTTGCCTTATGGCAAACTTCACATGGACCATGGTCTAAAGTTTTAATATCTAGACACCCTTTTAAAACAGCTAGAACCTGATCAGACGGGTGGCCTAGCCTACTATGCCACAAACTTGACTTAAACACACTATTCAAACAGACATTAACAGAATTACCATGTTTCCCAACAAAGTATAAACCATTGTCCTGACCACCAGTCACCAGGACCTTCTTGGATCTCAAATCCTGAAGCAAACAACGATTTTCATCAAACAAGACTCCTATCTTATTATCTTTAGCTAATTTAAAGACTGACAGCAAATTCACACTATAACCAGGAACATAAAACACATCTTCAAGAATGACAttattaacaagttttatttTACCAATTTTACACACTTTAACATTAGTTCCATTTGGATGACTTACTTTCAGATTATAATCAGACACATCAACCCAATCAAACATGCCTTTATCAGACTTGACCATGTGTTGATTAGCACCAGAATCAACAATCCAATTATACTCAAACTCAAACATAGCAGAACTTGAACAACTAACAAAACCTGTAGCAAAGCTACAAGTTACAGAAGACTCACCTCCCATATTAGATTTAGCCTGTTCACCACCAGAACTTTCTCCAACAAGACTCAACAACTTAGAAATCTGCTCAGAAGTGAAAGGCATAGCAGTACCAACAGAATTTGAAGACCCAACAGTagaattacttttattattattattagacacaTTAGATCTATAAGACTGCCCACCTGGTCTTTTCCTAAAACCAGGTGGATATCCAATAACCTCATAACACCGGTCAACCGTATGACCAAGCATATTACAATGAGAACATTTTAGGTTAGGATTAGGACCTCTAGTATTCTTCTTCCTAGAATCAAATGACTGATTTGACTTAGTTACAAATGATACATTTTGACCTTTAGATCCATTTGAGGACAGCCTATGAGACTCCTCTCTGGACACAATAGAAAATGCAACCTTAACTGAAGGGAATGGTTCTCTTGTTAACAAGTTTGTTCTTACAGGCTGATAAACATCATCAAGCCCCATAAGAAACTGCATTAGTTTAATAAGAGTGGAAAAATCATTGTAATCTTTAGCATCCTGACAAGAACATGTAGGAAGCTGCACCAttgcatcaaactgcttccacatgGTTGTCAGCCTGTTATAGTATTCAGCAACAGTGCTTCCATTTTGAGAAATACCATTTATTCTTTTATACAAATCATACACAAGAGAACCATCCACCTTATCAAATGACTCTTTCAAATCAGTCCAGACTTCTGAGGCAAGTTTAGAAAAAACTTGCCCCAGAAATAACTCCTCAGAAATAGAGTTTAATAACCAAGTAATCACAACTGAATTACACCTATCCCACTGATTTGCTAAGACCTGATCATCTTTTGGTTTTATACATTTACCATCAATAAACCCATATTTATTTTTTGCTTCTAAAGCAAGTCTCATAGCATTAGACCAGACAGGGTAATTTTCAGTTCCTTTTAACTTTATACTAACAATGGTTAGGGTACTAGAGTCACTAGGGTGAAGGTACAAAGGGTCTCCAATATCAAGCTTACTAATCATGGTAGCAGAAGTACTAGTATCTCCCATGATCAACAAACAATACACAACAAACAGCAACAACCAATCAATAACAAGAAAGACACAAAACAATCAACCAAAAAAGGCTAACTGTGACAGAGGCCAGATTCCAGGTTCGTCACTCAAAAGGTGCCTGGACAAGCGTATCACAGGAGCACAATCAAACAAGAAATAACAATCAAACAACAGACAaggtgccggtcctcactaccccgacttcaactaatcaACCAATAAAAGCAGTAAACTAACTACAGTAAGGGAAAGATCTCACAGAGGGTGCAAAGTCTTCACACAAGATGAAGACTGTAACCTTCTAGGGTTACAAGTCAATCACCAACAGCAATGAACAAACACTGGTTGGTTTGCTCTGAATCCTTCTAGGGTTTCAGAGACCAACGCAGTCTTCTCACAGACTCCAAGAATAGAACCAAGCAAAACCTCCGATTAGGGTTTCACAAACCCTAATTCGATATCACGCCCAAGATCAACCAACTAGGGTTTCTTAAGATCAGAAACCCTAAGACAACCTACAAGAAAACACAACAAGAGATATGAAACAGCGGAAGAACTATCAATCAAGAGCTtatttggctctgataccatgtagaaATTTATGGTATCAAACACACAGAACAAGAACAAAGCAATAGCGACAAAACGGTGACCAAAATCTTATTATTCACCCAAACCAGAAAACACCCCCCAATACCCAATGATCTTACTAAATGTAAGATCTATATGAACAGATGTCCAGATCAACTGATTTAATCAGTTGATCTATATGAATACAAGACAAATAAGAACAATACAGAAAGAAACAACCTGATCTACAAAGCTTGATCTCACAGTTGAGATCTCACCAACAACATCAGCAGATCGGTACAATACAacaacaagaaatacaaagggcGAAATAGATCAGAGCGAATGTGGAAGATGATTGTAGATGAATCTGGAACTATGAGAGAGAAACTCtcaatatatatcaaaaatatctGAAGTTACATTCTGCACCCTTGAACTATCTTCCAACATATCGAAACATAAGAATAGTTACAACAAGGCCCTTCAAGAACAACAACCTGTCACAACCACTTTATCAATCGGTTAGAAATGTATAACAGAATATTTGAATGAATAAAATGATATAAACTATCATTCTTTTAACACATACTATAAATTAATAGAATAAGTAACACTTTTATGTCTGCCACTCAATAGGCCTTAGTCATCCAAATTCCACATACAAGTTTTAGTGTGTTAGGTCTATTAGGTATTTGTTAATTGTGATCaattttttcacaaaaaaaaaaaccactgaAAATTAGGGATTAAGATGTGCCATAATAATTTTTAGTACTTGAATTGTCATTAATCATGACAGAGACCTGATGTTGAATTGGTTCAAGTTGTGAGTAAATTTAAAACTGACTTTGATGGTTAAGTTGTCTGTTTGGAACGAATTCAGCTATCTTAGGATCATTTTTTCACCAGTGGTTTATCTTATGTTAGAAGTATTTAACTATTGCGACACTTATAGAGTCTTATGTGTGGGATTGTGTCTGCATAGATATCTGTTAGGATAAATTGGAGAATCAATGTTTGCTTCCTTCACGTAGGTTCGTGCTTCTGGACCGAAACCGTAATTAGTGAGTGATTAtgttcaagacgggagagattagagataaacaaacaacttctttgtattaatccggtagtataacattatgtcacaccccgatttccacgtgtctcaccggtgggcccggtgggggattaccgtgacgtagttggcaacaatatagtcaaaccacacaatataaatgaatgcacagcggaagcataaagataaatatattacaacattaagtgtaatatcaaggtatcaccattgttgaaataaaatccacaggggatcaataatgataacaaaagtattgttcaacagacttcaggcatcttaagcttgcgagacttctaatgatgctaaggagaaatcccagccaattacgcatagtacctgcatttagtctttttgggaaaatacgtcagtttacactggtaaatacattcaactggcacttttgtaaaatgtttaataaaattggtttaaatgcacaaggcacaaactctttataacttgggataatttataattaaatcttgtaaagaattacatgtttactatgcgttcggtcgcccgggtcgtgccgggttaaagtttaatagacacaccacatagcataaaaccgtggcgggaaaaccaacggctatacttttataattatggacataatgccgggtgtacgcctacacccagatgtcaaggtcgtggccatttcgtaaaatgctgccaaggatatccgggacatggtcattaagcccccaaaggcgtaaagccaacaaaacaaatttttaaacgggtcacattgataatacccaactactaatgagttggggtcaattgcccgaccaagcggtattttaaataccgtaacccaagcccgtataacggaaaataagttaaaagtatttacctttgcaagtataaatccttaatcgaaataaattgcagatagcttttactggtctcctaatctggaacgaaggtttaaattaacctattagaatcctaacgggtctttaattaagcttaagcttagaccggtagtttgaaagatacggttcgtacgcacgattaagcgaagaccggatagaatgtgatttagacccgacaagtttgaagacttgttcaatatgggtttattattcacattctggattttgagataaaaccgttaaggtttgacccgtctcggctaatttatgtaaacttgttacataacCCGAATCGTACGCGTAATAAGCGTGACGGGTATTCATGAGAGCTATAGACAGGTCTCCTAAGTTAATTATgcctcaaatatgttgtgacatcagtaagataccttTCCTTATGCCTGAAACGTGTTTAAACACCAActaggccccgtaggggtattttggtaatttcacataagccgaaaagctcaaaactggagtctgagtttatcaacctttgcttactgttaaaatatcaTAATTTGCttcttatatcagtaggtatcaacccgggtATGTCCAATATAATTTTGTCACATActttgcgttaaaaacgcttaataaGGCGATTTAAGGCCAATTCCGGGTTCTATACTTAAatatgatatttttatatttccagaaggcttaaaataatctatttatcatatg
This is a stretch of genomic DNA from Helianthus annuus cultivar XRQ/B chromosome 16, HanXRQr2.0-SUNRISE, whole genome shotgun sequence. It encodes these proteins:
- the LOC110915045 gene encoding uncharacterized protein LOC110915045; protein product: MGDTSTSATMISKLDIGDPLYLHPSDSSTLTIVSIKLKGTENYPVWSNAMRLALEAKNKYGFIDGKCIKPKDDQVLANQWDRCNSVVITWLLNSISEELFLGQVFSKLASEVWTDLKESFDKVDGSLVYDLYKRINGISQNGSTVAEYYNRLTTMWKQFDAMVQLPTCSCQDAKDYNDFSTLIKLMQFLMGLDDVYQPVRTNLLTREPFPSVKVAFSIVSREESHRLSSNGSKGQNVSFVTKSNQSFDSRKKNTRGPNPNLKCSHCNMLGHTVDRCYEVIGYPPGFRKRPGGQSYRSNVSNNNNKSNSTVGSSNSVGTAMPFTSEQISKLLSLVGESSGGEQAKSNMGGFEIQEGPGDWWSGQWFILCWETW